The genomic region ATGCAGACCCCTTTGCAGCAGCCACATTCTATAGGCGTGAAACTTTCGTAGTCAATGGGTTGGTGAAAAATCGCGCAAAGTTTTTCGCCCTCAACCCCTCGACACCGTTAAGGCGTTGACGCCGTCAAGACGTTGACGCCGTCAAGACGTTGACGCTGCTACCACCGTCGCGGCCCGCTCACCGCCCGCCCCTCCAGCCGCCGCATCCGCTGGTCGTCCCGGTGCAGCATGACAAAGAACAGTATCGTCAACACCGTGAAGTAGATGCCCGCCCCCGGTATCCACATGATCAGCCCCGCAATCATCTGGTCCTCCCCCGGCGTTAGCCCCCACAGCCGTGGCACGCCCAGGTAATACGTGTACAGCACGTCCTCAGACAGCGTGATGATCGCCGCCAGCGCCGTGCTCTGCAGCGTCGCCAGAAAGAGGTACAGCAGCCGCAGCGCGTACGAGAGTCTCGGCTTGAGCGGCACCGGATCGATGGCCGTCCACCAGAAGAACACCGCCGCGCTGACGAACATCATGTGTTGCAGGAAGTGCAGCGCCTCGTTCGTCACCGCCTCGTTGTACAGCGCCGGGATGTGCCAGATCCATACAGTGAACACGAAGACCAGCCATGCCGTAAGCGGCGACGCCAGGAAGTTCAGCGCCTTCCGCACCCGGCGCATCTGCAGCAGCGGAATCGCCAGGTCGTCGCGAAGGATACGCGGCAGCCCCCGCAGCGCCGGCACCACTGGCGCGCCAACCAGAATCAGCGGCGGCCCCACCATCATCATCAGCATGTGCTGGATCATGTGCATCAGGAAGAGGTCGTCGGAGAGCCCGTCGACGGGCGAGACCGCCCCGAGCAACAGCGCGCTCCACCCGGTGTAGAACGCGGTCGGCCGCCACCATGGAAAGAGGTCGCCTGAACGCCCCCGGCTGCGCCATAACCCGCGAGTATAGAGCGCAATCAGGACAAGCAGCCCCGCCAGCGTAAACGGATCAAAGGTCCACGTGTTCCAGAAGGTCATAGATTATGTTGCACCGGCCCCTTCCCCCACTGGCGGAAGGCTGGAATGGGGGCCTGCCCCTGAAATTGTGGGCGCCCGTCCCCGCCTCAACCGTCATACCGGCGAATGCCGGTATCCAGGGGCGCCCGCCCCAGCCATCCCCACACGGCGTCCCCCCGTTCACCCTGGGCCTGTCGAAGCCTGTCCTGAGGGCTCACGAAGGGGGCGCCGCCCCCTACGAGGACGCCTGCGCATCGGTGTTGCTGACCATCCAGTTGATCCCGAACTTGTCCGAGCAAGCGCCGAAGTAGTCGCCCCAGAACATGTCTCCCAGCGGCATGGTGACGTTGCCGCCCTCGGAGATCTTGGCGAAGAGGTCTTCCGTCTGCTCCCGGCTCTCGGTTTGCAGCGAGATGGAGAAGTTGTTGCCCATCTCGATGGGCATGCCCCAGTTGCTCGGCACGTCGCTGCCCATCAGGGTCGTTCCCCCAATGTCGAACGACACGTGCAAAACGTTGTCCATCTCATCTTCTGGTACGCCCATGTCCTCGGGCAGCTCGCGGAAGGTCCCCAGGTAGTTGAACTCTCCCCCAAACACGGACCGGTAGAACTCGAAGACCTCGCGGCAGTTGCCGTTGAAGTTCAGATACACGTTGAGAGGCATGGAATCCCTCCTGGTAATATCTTGGTCTGATAACCAGTATACTCAAGTCAGGTCGGGGTGGGCCACAGCCAATTCGCGCACCGCGGGCGCCCGCCTGGCCCTTAAGTGAACTAGCCAAAGGAGCGTTGCAACATGGAACTGGGTGCATTCTCGGTCAGCCTCGCCGTCAAGGACATAGAGGCGTCACGCGACTTCTACACCAAGCTGGGATTCGTGATCATCGGCGGTGACCAGGCCGAGAACTGGCTCATCCTCCAGAACGGCGCCGCAACCATCGGCCTCTTCCAGGGCATGTTCGACAAGAACATCCTGACCTTCAACCCCGGCTGGAACGCCGACGCCCAAAAGCTCGACGCCTTCACCGACATCCGCAGCATCCAGCGCCAGATCAAGGGCCAGGGCATCGCCCTCATCAGCGAGGCCAACGAGACCACCGCCGGTCCCGACAGCTTCGTCCTCGAAGACCCCGACGGCAACCCTATCCTCTTCGACCAGCACGTCTAACCCAACAGCCACCGTCCACCCACACCCCCATCGTCACACCCGCGAAAGCAGACCCTCGCATAACCCCTTCCCCCCTCAGGGGAAGAGCCAGCCCCGTACTCGATACGGGGCTGGGATCGGGGAGCTGGGGTTTGGCGGACAGCGGGCCGGGGCCGGCGGCCAGCGTGGAGACGGTGCTGGCGGAGGGGCTGCGGCTGGCGGGGGCGTCGCCGGTGCACCTGGCATTGCGGGGGCGGCGGCGAGATCGGTGGGGTGCGAGTGGCGGGGGACCGCGCGGACGGGGTGCGTGCCGCCCGGCCTGCGGGAGGTGGCCGACAGCGACCTGGATAGTCTGGGTATCCCGTATTGCGACGCGACGGCCCCGGTGGTGAGCGCGGAGGACGTGGACACCGGGCTCATTGGCGACCTCATAGCCCTTGTGGACATGATCATCAGTTGGTTCAGCGGGTCGTGAGGGGAGAGAGCGCGATGAAGAAAAAGCGGCTTGTCACTGGCACCCTGGCACTCCTGCTGGTCGTCGCGGTCGGGATGGCCTCGGCGCTGGCGTGGCAGGCGACCCGCACCGCTCCGGCGAGCGTGACAGAGGAATGTGATCTCAACACCTACGACACCTTGGCGACTATGGCATTTCCGGACAGGACGGTGACATGGCAGGTGCGCCACCTGAAAGGCGACCGGCATGAGGTGCTGACTCACACCGCCCCGGACGGGACGCTGATCGGCAGGGGTGAGAAGATTTACAAGGACGGCATGCTGTACTTGCGGGAAACCCTGGAGGAAAACCCGGAGGTGTACGGCGCGTGGCGAGTAAACCCCTCAAATATTCAAGGGCATCCCTTGCTTGGGTGCCTGGCGCCTCCAGCCGCGGGCGCCTCCGGCCATTCAGATGCGCCCCACTATACGACCGACACCTTCCTGTCGGAGGAGGAGGGGTCGATGCGGCGGGAGGTGTGGGTGGACGTCGTCGGGCAGCCAGTCCGGGAGCGGCGGACCTTCTATGGGCCGGACTATGACGGGGTGACCAACACCGATACGACGGTGATGGAGCTCACCTACAAGGACCACGGGGAGCCCAACGTGATCAAGGCCCCATGCGCCGATGCGGTGCCGGACCAGGCCAACAACCCATCGCTCATGCTGGACTGCATTGCATTGCTGGCGGCCAAGGACGGACTGCGGGGAACGGGGACGCTGAACTGGAGCGTCGACGTCGCCATCGGGAGCTGGGACCGGGTGACGACGGCGGGGACGCCGAGCCGGGTGACGAAGCTGCTGATGTCCAACAAGGGCCTGAACGGGAGCATTCCCGTGGAACTGGGGCGGCTGAGCGGCCTGCAGGAGCTCAAGCTGTCAGGGAACGCGCTGACGGGGTGCATCCCCATCGCGCTGAAGGATGTCCCCACCAACGACCTCGCGTCGCTGAACCTCCTCTACTGCCGCCCCCCGGCGCCGGACACGCCTTAGGTATTACGGGAGGTACAACCGGAACAGATCAAGGCCGATTCCACCCGCATATCATAGATTCGGTTATGATCGTCAATCAGAATGCCGAACTGCGGTGTTCGCCTCACCCGTTCGATATCATGGCGGTCTACGCCCTCTACCAAACGAGGTGACGTTATGGCGTGGTGTTCGGTTGTGACCCTCCTGGTAGTCTTGACGCTGCTGCTGGCGGCCTTTGGCTGCACACAGGATGCGGCTCCTGCTCCTAACCCAGAAACTACTGCTTTGGACAGCCCAAGCCCTGACGCTTGCAGTACGTACTTCCTAGAAGACCTCGAGAAGCACTTCCTTCATTGGTCTTCGGACGGCTCTTTCCTCGTGTTCGACGTTGATGGCGCCATATGGTCTATGGATATTGAGGGCGGCAGGCTGCACGAGGTCAACGCTGAGGTGGTACCCTCCGGGTCGCCACCCGCCGATCCGCGCGGGTACGGAATCTACGCCGACGTGTCGCCGGACGGCTCCCAAATCGTCTACGCCACCTGCAACTACATGCCCGAACCGGTTCACGAATCAATCTACGGCCCTATCAGGAACTACGAGATAGCCGTAGCGAATATAGACGGGACCGGGAAGCGGCGGTTAACGACAAACGATTACTTCGACCACTTCCCGGCATGGTCTCCCGACGGAACAGAGGTCGCTTTCCTGGGGCATGGGACACGGACTGACTACGCCAGAGAGTATCCGAAGTACTCCGACCTCATGGTCAAAGCTACGGAGTGGGTAGGCTGTCAGGTTTCTCCAGGCGGCGATGCAGTCGCCGTCGGGCCCCCGTACAGGGTCGGCCCATACCCCCCGGTGTGGTCTCCCGACGGCCAGAACCTGGCGTTCATCGCATTGGAGTGGGAGAGGAAAAGGGTCCCCAGATTACAAAACATTTTCCACCGCATCCTCCATACCGTCAGAATCGTCAAGGAGGGAAGGAGCGACCGTCCTAACGATTGTTGGGTCCGGCCTGAGCGTGTATACAGGATAGGCGAGACAACGGCGCCGCCAGCTTGGTCGCCGGACAACGGGGAGTTGGCCTTCCCCTCATTGGAAGGAGAGGAGGTCATGATCTACGCGGCGGAGCCTGACGGCACAGGACGGCGCACCATCTGGCGCGGCCGGCCTGACGGCCCCACCCTGCCAATCACCCAGGTGTCCTGGTCACCGGACGGAACGGAGTTGCTGTTCGTCTCCGACCGGGTGTATCTCATATCGGTGGACGGTGAAGACCTACGCTCGTTGCCTCACGTTCGTCCCGCGGCTACCCCAGCTATCCGGGCCGCATGGTCGCCGGACGGGTCTAGGGTGGCCCTCTACTATCCTGGCTTTCCTTACCGAGACCCTGACTCCGAGTCCTTCACAGCCTCCGGCTACACCCGCTCCTACACAAGTGGCGCCTTGGCCACCATATCCCCAGACGGAAGTGACCTGCGCGTCTTGGTGGAAATGGATGATGACGGAATACCCCGCCTGGTATCCCTTACTGCTCTTACTACCAATGGGAACAGCGTTCCAGCAGAAGGGGGCACGCCATGAACGCCACCGTCAAGAGGTCTCTGGGTGTCGTGGGTCTGCTGGCCCTGGTTCTGCTCGGGGCAGCTGTTGTGTTCAACGGCCAGAGCGGGGGACGGCAGGCCGTCGCGGCGGAGCCGTGCGCGGCGACGGAGGAAGCGCGGGATCCGTGCGCGGCGCGGGACGTGAGCGGGTTCACCCTCTTCACGGGGTCGGGGAGCGGGAGGTTGACAGACAGCGGGCCGAGGCCAGCGGCCAGCGTGGAGGCGGTGCTGGCGCAGGGGCTGCGGCTGGCGGGGGCGTCGCCGACGCACTTGGCGATCCGGGAGCCGCAGGCCCAGATGGGAGTCCCCCCACCCTGACACAACCCCCTCGCGCGAACGCCGCATCCCCCATTACCCTCTCCCCATGCAAGCGCTCACCACCACCGGCACGCAGCCCATCGCCATCGGCGCACGCGTCTTCACGACGGTGAGCCCCTCGTCCAATGTCATCGTCGTGGCCCTGCCCGACGGTTCCAGTGAAGGGGCAGCCGGCCCCAAAAAAGTAAATTACTTGACTTATAGCTGGAATGCGACACATTCCCTACAAAACAAAGGCGAAACAACCTCGGCCGCAACTACGGGCAAAATGAGGACAAATCCAAACGAATGGCAGGCGCTCATATCCCCACGCATGGCGCACAGTCGGACCAGCCCCCTACCCCACCACCCCCGCCGCCGCATGCGTCCCGGCAATCCGCCCGAAGACCCCACCCCCCAACTCCTTCACCCCCAGCGTCATTCCTGCGAAGCTTGCCCCGTACCCCGATACGGGGGCAGGAATCCAGAGGGGCCGAGGGCCGGGGGCGCCTCCTCCACCACCGCCCATAGCCGCCGCACCAACCCTGCCCACCCCTCTTGACAAGAACATATATTCTAAATACCCTTCTCTCATCACAGAGGGAGGGGCCCATGTCCCATCATGCCAAGTACATGGACACACAGTGCCGCACCGCGCTCAACCGCGTCCGCGGCATGGGGTTCCGTTGGTCGCTCAACCCCTACCGCGGCTGCGTCCACGGCTGCCACTACTGCTTCGCCCGCCGCTACAACGCCTTCAACGACCTCAATCCCTCCGACGACTTCTCCGGCCTCGTCTTCGTCAAATCCAACATCGTCGACGTCCTCCGCGCCGAGCTCTCCCGCCCCTCGTGGCCCCGCGATGTCGTCGCCATCGGCACCGCCACTGACCCCTACCAGCCCATCGAGGGCGCCCGCCGCCTCACCCGCGGCTGCCTCGAGGCCCTCGCCGAGCGTCGCACCCCGCTCCAGCTCGTCACCAAGGGCACCCTCGTGCAGCGCGACGTCGATGTCCTCGCAGACGCCTGCCGTCGCGCGGGCGCGTCCGTCTCCTTCAGCATCACCACCCTCGACCCGGACCTCTGGCGCGATCTCGAACCCGGCACCCCGCCTCCGTGGAAGCGCCTGCAGGTGATGGAGCGGCTCGTCGCCGCAGGCGTTCGCGCCGGCGTCCTCCTCGCCCCCGTCGTGCCCGGCGTCACTGACAGCCATGAGAGCCTCGCCGCCGTCGTAGAGGCCGCCGCCGCTCACGGTGCCCACTTCCTCCACCCCAACGTCCTCCACCTCCAACCCGGCACGCGGGAACACTTCATGGACTACCTCTCCCGGCGCAACCCCAGGCTGCACTACGCCTACCAGCGCCTCTACACCGAGCCCTTCGCGCCCAACGCCCTCCGCCGCGATGTCGAAGGCCGCGTGTCGGAGCTCATGGACACCCACGGCCTCCGGCAGCGCCGCCACGATTGGTGGCAGCCCCCGCAGCCGGCACGGCAGCTCGCCCTCGCCGGCGTATAGCGCCCAACCCGGCCGTCTCAACGAGAGATCGCCCACCTGTGATACCCTGAAGATGGGGCAGGCTTCACAGGGGACGGCATGGAAGGCCGCACATTCAACAACGGGACCTTGGGGCGGTGCGTGGTGGCATCGACGCTCTTGACCGCTCTGCTGCTTCTCGCGGCCCTCGCGGCGTGCCGGTCCCAGCCGCCCCAGCCCGCGCCCGGCGCCGCCCCGTCACCCACCGCGGTGCCCGCTCCCAACCCGGACCGCGAGACGCCCGTACCCGCCGAAGCGCCGGCCCTCGCCCTCAAGCCGTCCCTGTCGCCGACGGCCCCCGCCGCCGGGCAGCCGCCAACGTTGGTCGCGCCCGCGCATTTCGCTCCCCCGCCGCCCAGTGACCTCATTGCCCTCGCCCGCCGCTTCCGTCCCGGCCAGGACGCCCGCCTCGCCGTCGCCCCCGTCCTCGGCCCGGCCGACGTCGGCCGCGTAGAGGACTTCTGGGTCGTAGACCTCGCCCGCCAGCGCATAGAGAAGGTGCGGGCAACCCTCCGGCTCGTGACGCCCCACGCCCTCTGGTACACCGCCGCCGGCGTGAACGCCGATAGCGCCCAGCTCGAAGAGTTGGCCGCCCAGTTCGAGGAGCGCGTCTACCCCTCCGTCTCGCAGGCCACCCTCGGCCGCGTCCCGGAGCGGTCAACCGAGGGCTTCGGCGCCCCGGCCGCCATGCTCATCACCCCCCTCAGCGGCGCGGCCGGCTACTTCTCCTCCGGCGACTACTACACCCCGGGCGTCTTCCCCTACAGCAACGGCCGTCCCATGCTCTACCTGGACGCCCGCGTCGTCCGTGCTGGCCCCGGCGCCTTCCGCAGCCTCACCGGCCACGAGTACCAGCACCTGCTCCACCACCTCGCTGACCCCACGGAGCACACCTGGGTGAATGAGGGCATCTCGGAGGTCACCGCCGGCCTCGTCGCCCGCGGGCGCGCCGTCACGCCGCCCGGCTTCCGGGATGAGGTTTCCCTCACCAACTGGCCTCGCTTCGGCAGCGGCGTCGGCAGGCACTACAACGCCGCCCACCTCTTCTTCATCTACTTCACCCAGCGCTACGGCATAGACGCCCTCGCCCCCCTCGTCGCCCGCCCGGAGGACGGCGCCGCCGGCATCAAGGCCTACCTCCGCGAAGCCGGCCACGACGTGACTTTCGCCCAGCTCTTCATGGACTGGTCGACCGCCAACCTCCTCGGCGAACGCGCCCCCATGCCCTACGGCTACGCCGACGACTCCCCCCTGTCGCTCCTGTCCCCGCCGCGCGCCCTCTCCCCGGATCAGCGCCTCAGCGGCAGCGTCGCCCCCTTCGCCACCGGCTACGTCCGCCTCGACGTCCCCGCGTCCGGCGGCCTGCTGCGCTTCTCCGGCGACCCCACCGCCGCCATCCTCGACACGTCGCCCTACAGCGGCCAAGCCTGCTGGTGGAGCAACCGCGGCGACTCCTCCCACTCGCGCCTCACCCACGAGTTCGACCTGTCGCAGGTATCCTCCGCCGCGCTGACCTTCCGCATGTGGCACAACCTGGAGGAGCTGTGGGACTACCTCTACGTGACTGCATCCGCCGACGGCGGCGAGACCTGGCGCGTCCTCCCCGGCACGCACACCGTCACAGACGACCCCATCGGTGCGACGTACGGCCCCGGCATCACCGGCCAGAGCCAGGGCTGGGTGGTGGAGCGCGTGGACCTCACCCCCTTCACCGGCGCAAGCGTCCTCGTCTCCTTTGAGCAGGTGCTGGACGCCGCCATCAGCCTCGACGGCGCATGCATTGACGACATCGCCGTCCCGGAGATCGGCTTCTTCGACGACGCCGAGACCGGCGGCGACTGGTCGGCCGACGGCTTTGTGCGCACCGGCAACGTCCTTCCCCAACGCTTCGGCGTCCGCCTCGTCATCGACCGCGGCGAGGGCAACGTCACCGTCACTGACGTGCCTCTGGACGCCATGAACGCCGGTAGTCTGCCCATCCCTGCCCTCGCCCCTGGCGAGTCCGCCACCGTCCTCGTGGCCTCGCTCACGCCCCACACCCGCCTGCCCGCGGACTACGAGCTGCGCCTTGTGACACAACCGTCATAGCCCCGTTCACACACTGCTGATATAATGCGGTCATTCATTGGGCCGCTGTGCATTCGTAGTCGCCGTGCGGGTGTTGAGGGGGAGGATATGGCACAGAGTCCTGTCAGATTGACAGAGCTTGCCCACTGCGCCGGCTGAGCCGCCAAGTTCAGCCCGGAGGATCTGGGCCAAATTCTCAGTCAACTGCCCCGCATGACCGACGCCGACCTTCTCGTCGGCACCGAGACCGGGGACGATGCCGCTGTGTACCGCATCTCCGACGACCTGGCCATCATCCAGACCGTGGACTTCTTCCCGCCAATCGTCGATGACCCCTACGCCTACGGCGCAATTGCCGCGGCCAACTCGCTCTCAGACGTGTACGCCATGAACGGCATGCCCATCATCGCATTGAACATCGTCGGCTTCCCCGTTTCCCTCGACAAGCAGATCCTGACCACGGTGTTGAAGGGTGGTTATGACAAGGCCGCGGAGGCCCATGTGCTCATCGCCGGCGGTCACACGGTCGACGATGCCGAGCCCAAGTACGGGCTCGCCGTTACCGGCATCGTCCGCCCCGGCGACCACATCACCAACGCCGCGGCTCGTCCCGGCGACGTCCTCGTGCTCACCAAGCCCATCGGTACCGGCATCATCACCACCGGCGCCAAGGCTGGAGTGACCCCTGCGAGCGTCCTTGACGAGGCCGTCAAGCACATGGCGGCCCTGAACGCCAACGCCGCCGAGTCGATGCGTCCCGCCGGCGTCAACGCCTGCACGGACATCACCGGTTTCGGCCTGCTCGGCCACCTGCGCGGCATGGTCGCGGCGAGCGGAGTGGCTGCGAAGCTCTCCCTCGGCGCCG from Chloroflexota bacterium harbors:
- a CDS encoding cytochrome c oxidase assembly protein, whose translation is MTFWNTWTFDPFTLAGLLVLIALYTRGLWRSRGRSGDLFPWWRPTAFYTGWSALLLGAVSPVDGLSDDLFLMHMIQHMLMMMVGPPLILVGAPVVPALRGLPRILRDDLAIPLLQMRRVRKALNFLASPLTAWLVFVFTVWIWHIPALYNEAVTNEALHFLQHMMFVSAAVFFWWTAIDPVPLKPRLSYALRLLYLFLATLQSTALAAIITLSEDVLYTYYLGVPRLWGLTPGEDQMIAGLIMWIPGAGIYFTVLTILFFVMLHRDDQRMRRLEGRAVSGPRRW
- a CDS encoding VOC family protein; its protein translation is MPLNVYLNFNGNCREVFEFYRSVFGGEFNYLGTFRELPEDMGVPEDEMDNVLHVSFDIGGTTLMGSDVPSNWGMPIEMGNNFSISLQTESREQTEDLFAKISEGGNVTMPLGDMFWGDYFGACSDKFGINWMVSNTDAQASS
- a CDS encoding VOC family protein; this translates as MELGAFSVSLAVKDIEASRDFYTKLGFVIIGGDQAENWLILQNGAATIGLFQGMFDKNILTFNPGWNADAQKLDAFTDIRSIQRQIKGQGIALISEANETTAGPDSFVLEDPDGNPILFDQHV
- a CDS encoding radical SAM protein; the protein is MSHHAKYMDTQCRTALNRVRGMGFRWSLNPYRGCVHGCHYCFARRYNAFNDLNPSDDFSGLVFVKSNIVDVLRAELSRPSWPRDVVAIGTATDPYQPIEGARRLTRGCLEALAERRTPLQLVTKGTLVQRDVDVLADACRRAGASVSFSITTLDPDLWRDLEPGTPPPWKRLQVMERLVAAGVRAGVLLAPVVPGVTDSHESLAAVVEAAAAHGAHFLHPNVLHLQPGTREHFMDYLSRRNPRLHYAYQRLYTEPFAPNALRRDVEGRVSELMDTHGLRQRRHDWWQPPQPARQLALAGV
- a CDS encoding immune inhibitor A, with translation MEGRTFNNGTLGRCVVASTLLTALLLLAALAACRSQPPQPAPGAAPSPTAVPAPNPDRETPVPAEAPALALKPSLSPTAPAAGQPPTLVAPAHFAPPPPSDLIALARRFRPGQDARLAVAPVLGPADVGRVEDFWVVDLARQRIEKVRATLRLVTPHALWYTAAGVNADSAQLEELAAQFEERVYPSVSQATLGRVPERSTEGFGAPAAMLITPLSGAAGYFSSGDYYTPGVFPYSNGRPMLYLDARVVRAGPGAFRSLTGHEYQHLLHHLADPTEHTWVNEGISEVTAGLVARGRAVTPPGFRDEVSLTNWPRFGSGVGRHYNAAHLFFIYFTQRYGIDALAPLVARPEDGAAGIKAYLREAGHDVTFAQLFMDWSTANLLGERAPMPYGYADDSPLSLLSPPRALSPDQRLSGSVAPFATGYVRLDVPASGGLLRFSGDPTAAILDTSPYSGQACWWSNRGDSSHSRLTHEFDLSQVSSAALTFRMWHNLEELWDYLYVTASADGGETWRVLPGTHTVTDDPIGATYGPGITGQSQGWVVERVDLTPFTGASVLVSFEQVLDAAISLDGACIDDIAVPEIGFFDDAETGGDWSADGFVRTGNVLPQRFGVRLVIDRGEGNVTVTDVPLDAMNAGSLPIPALAPGESATVLVASLTPHTRLPADYELRLVTQPS